Part of the Candidatus Cybelea sp. genome is shown below.
TGGGACGACTGGGGCGGCTGGTTCGACAACGCTAGCCCGCCGCAGCTCGATTATCGTGGGCTCGGCTTTCGTATTCCGTGCTTGATCATTTCGCCGTACGCAAAACACGGCTACGTCGACGACACTCAATACGAGTTCGGCAGCATCCTGCGGTTTATCGAGGAGGTCTACCAGCTCCCGACGATCGGGCCGGCCTCTGAGCTTTACACCGACGCTCGCGCGACGGGCCTCGACAACGCCTTCGACTTTACGCAAAAGCCGCGCCCCTTCGCAAAGATTAAGGCGAAGTATCCCTTGGCGCACTTCTTGCACGAGCCGCCTTCGAACGAGCCGGTCGACACGGAGTAGGGAAAACCAAAACTCCGTCCGGACCCAATCCCAACTCGGACACATTCGTCGGGCCACATCCGTGTGGCCCTCCTATCGACTGCCTCGCGCCTTCCGCATCCTGCTCCGGCGCTCGGTCAGACGGTCCTCGTTTGGGATTGGGCCCGGACGGAGTTTTGTTTTTGAATCCGGAGAGCTTGGTTGGAAGATAGCGGCGGGAGTTTAGCGGGTGAAGCCGGGGCGCGGGGGCGTTGGGGGGATGACGCGGATTGTGACGCTGGTGTTGCGTTTGCCATCGTGGGCTTCGATTCGCCAGGCGCCCAGGCGCAGCGGCCAAAAAGCATCGCCGTTGGCGTCGAGCGCCAGCGGTTTGCCGTCCACGGTCCAACGCACTTTTCCCAGCGAACCGATTGCGTGCAGCGCGATCTGCTGGGAACGCTGTTGGAGCGCGTTACTTGCGGCGTTGAGTACGAAGGTGTCGCCGTCGCTGGGGAACGCAATGCGCAGCGCGATCGGTTCGCTGCGCGGACGCAGTGAGGCGATGTCCTGCGGTTTGACCCACTCTTGAACGGTCGCGGGGCACGGTTGCCGGCGCGAGGGAGTTCGGCCGGTCGTCGCGCAGATCGGGATGCGTACGTATCCGCGCGGCGTTGTAAAGGGCGGCGGCTCGGCGCTGCGCTCGTAGAGATGCAGCATGATGCGATTCCAGAGCGGCCCGGCGCCGGTGACGCCCGAGACGCCGCGCATCGCGCTGCCGTCGAAGTTGCCGACCCAGACGCCGACCGTGTAATCGCGGGTGAAGCCGACGGTCCACGTATCGTGGAAATCCGACGAGGTGCCGGTCTTTACCGCGGCCGGGAACGGCATCTCGAGCACCGAGTGCAGGCCGAACGAGTGCGAGCGCGCGTGCGGGTCGGCGAGAATGTCGGTCACCAGCTCCCACTTCGGCGCCTCACCCACCTGACGATCGAGGCCGCTGTCGTCCGCGAGATGCAACGCTAGGAAGTCGCCTTCGCGCGCCATCGTTACGTAGGCCTGTACGAGTTCCCAGAGGCTAACCTCACCGCTCCCCAGCGTCAGCCCCAGACCATAGTACGACGCGGGGCGATCGAGGTGGACGAAACCCAGCTCGTGGAGGCGGTCGAGCAGATTGGCGACGCCGAGATCGGAGAGGACGCGCACGGCCGGCACGTTCAGCGAGTTCGCCAGCGCGTAGCGAACGCGCACGGGGCCGCTGAAGCGGCCGCTGTAGTCGGCCGGCTGATAGAGTCTGCCGCCGGGAATCGCGTAGGCCGCGGGAATGTCGGGAAGGATCGTCGTCGAGCGAATCGTTTCGCGTTCGAGTGCGAGCTCGTAGGTGAAGGGCTTGAGCGAGGAGCCCGCCTGACGCAGCGCCTGCACGCCGTCGTTGCGTCCCAGCGCCGCATCAGAAAAATAATCCGGCGAGCCGACGTAGGCGAGCACATCGCCCGTTCGATTATCGGCGACCAGCGCAGCGGCGTCGCTGACGTGATAGCGAGCCAGCGCGGCGATGACGTCTTGGGTTTGTGCCTGGACGAAGCGCTGCAGCGAGCGATCGAGCGTCGTGCGCTCGCGGCCGCCGGCCCCCGAGCCGCTGCGGTAGAGATCGAAGAGTGCGTGCGGCGCGTCGGCGATTCCCGAATCGTGCCGGCGAACGTCGAGCGTCTCGGCGAAGGCCCGATCGGCCGTCGTGCGATCGATGCTTCCGAGCGCGACCATCCGGTCGAGCACGTATCGCTGGCGCCTGCGCAGCGCGTGCCAGTTCGAATCGGGTGCGAGACGAGAGGGATCGTTGGGAATCGCCGCGAGCAGCGAGGCTTGCGCGAGATCGAGATCCGAAGCGGGCTCGCCGAAGTAGGTGCGGGCGGCCGCCTCGACGCCATAGAGATTTCCGCCCATCGGCGCGCGGTTGACGTAGGCCTCGAGCACCGCCGCTTTGCTCGAGCCGATCTCGATGCGTTCCGCGGTAGCGATCTGCGCCAGCTTATCCTTCATCTGGGCGAGCGCGCCGCCGCGAGGCGTCGAGGGATAGAGCAGGCGCGCGAGCTGCATCTCGATGGTCGAGCCGCCGCTGCGCGCCTCGCCGAAGATCGCGTACTCGCGCGCGGCGCGCAGCAGCGCGAAGAGATCGACGCCGCCGTGCTGCCGGAAACGCGCGTCTTCGGCAGCGACGATCGCTTCCTGGAACTGCGGCGAGACGGCGTCGAGCGGCACGCCGACCGTGTGCGTCGAGTCGCCGCCCAGAATCGTTCCGAGCGGGATGCCGCTGCGGTCGGTGTAGGTAACCGATCCGCGCGTCAGGTGGATCTTCGCTACGTCGATGCCGGAGCGCGCGAGCGCCACAATCGCAGGGAGGGCCGCAAGCGCGAGCAGGGGAGCAAAGAGTTTCATCGGCTGGAGATGAAAAGAGGCATGCGTGCGTCTGCTGTATTCGATGCTCGTCGTCGCGGCCATCGTCGCGGTGGCATCCTGCAACGGCCAGGGCGGCCCGGCGAAGCTCGCGCCGGTCGCCGCGGCGCCCACGCCCTCGCTGCCGCCCTGGATCGCCTCGATCTCCCCAACCCGGACGGCGCAGACGCTGGCGCAAGTGCGCGTGATCTTCGCGAAGCCGGTCGCTGCAGTAGCGGCCCTCTCGGGCGACGGTGCGCGCAGCGTCCTCGATCGCGTCGCCGTCGAGCCGCCGCTCGCGGGACACTTTACGCTGCTCACGCCGCGCATGATCGGCTTCGTCGCCGACCGCGCGCTGCCGATCGGCGCGCGGGTCCGCATCACGCTGCGGGCGGGGCTGCGCGATCTCGACGGCGACTCGCTGCCAAGCGATCTGGCCTGGAGCTTCGAAACCGAATCGCTCGCTTTTCGCGCCCTGCCGCAGATTTCCGGCGGGGACGACGAGTCGACGGCACCACCGGTCGACGTGCGGCCAACGCTCGACGTCACCGCCAATGCGGCCGTCGACCCGAGCTCGCTGGCCTCGCACGCGACGCTTTCCAACGGCGGCGACAGCGTGCCCCTTTCGGCGACGCTCAAGGCAACGCCGACGCCGTATCCCGGTAGCGGCGCGCAAGAGCTCTTCGATCCTTCGCTGAGTTCTTGGACCTACGAGCTGAAGCCGGCCCACGAGTTGCGCAAGGGAACGAAGTACACCCTGAACATCGCGCCCGGCGTCGAGCCGGCATACGGCAACGTCCCGTCGATCAAGGCTTTCAGCGGCGCGGTGCAAACCTACGACACGCTCGCCATCGTGCCGACGCCGGTGCCAAGCCCCAACAGCGGCGGCCGCTTCGCCGCCGGCGACCCGGCGATTGCCTTCAGTAATCCGCTGGATGCCGGCTCGATCGCCAATGCGGTGACGATCTCGCCTGCGCCGGCTTCGGTGCAGAACCTTTACAGCGTCGCCGATCAGTCGAATACGATCGCGATCGATCCCTACGCGCTCGATCCGGACAAAACGTACGTCGCCACGATTGCCCCGACCGTTAAAGACGTTTTCGGGCAGACGCTCGGCGCGGAGCAGAGGGTGACGATTCACACCTCCGACTTCGCGGCGGGGGCCTGGGCGCCGACCGGAACCAACGTCATTCCCGCCGGCGCGCCGGTCGCGTTGAACTTCTATGCCACCAATCTCCCCGGCGGCAAGTACTCCATGCAGTACGCGCGCGTGAAGCCCACGCAGCTTTTGGGCAACACGGATGCCCTCTCGATCCTTCCTTCGTGGAAGAGCTGGCCAAGCGTGACGCTCAAAGGCGCGAGCCGCAACGCGCAGAGCATCGTGCGCGTGCCGCTGCAATCGCGGATCGGCCGGTACGGCGCGCTCGCGTACGGCTTTCGCACCGGCCTCGACAGCAGCGATTCTTCGCCTTCGCTCACCGGCATCGCGCAGCTGACCAACCTCGGCGTCTTCTCGCAGTGGTTCCCGGCGCACGGCATCGTGCTCGTCGCGCATCTCAGCGACGGCGCACCGGCGCGCGGCGCGAACGTCACCGTCTACCGTCTCGCCGACTCGGCGAAGGTCCCGCCGGCGCAGTGCGCGACCGGTACGACCAACGCCGCCGGCGAGGCCGACTTTGGCGGCGTCGACGTCGAGCGCTGCTCGGCGCTGGCCTCGTCGAGTCAGGGGCCAAATCTCGGGGTCGTCGTTAGCGAAGGGACCGACGTCGCGACGGTGACGACCTGGAACTACAGCGGTTTCGCGCGCTTCGATATCTACGGATCGTGGACGAGCGGGGCGCCGCTCTCGCGCGGAACGATCTTTACCGACCGGCAGATGTATCAGCCGGGCGAGCGCGCGCAGATCACGGGGATCGCCTACTATGTCAAGGGCGATCGCGTCGTACCGGACGCGAATGCCGACTATAACGTGACGCTTAGCGATCCGAGCAACGCCGCGACGAAGCTCGGCAGGCGGCGCACCGATTCGCTCGGCGTCTTCTCGATGACGGTTCCGTTCTCGAATCAGCAAGCGCTCGGGTACTACACGATCGCGGCCAAGGGGACGAGCGGCAACGAGATCGACGGCTCGCTGCGCGTCGCGCAGTTCAAGCCCCCGAACTTCAGCGTTACGGTGAAGCTCGCGGGAACGTCGGCGACGGCGGGTTCGAGCCTGCAGGCCGACGTCTCGGCCAACTACCTCTTCGGCGCGCCGCTGCAGGGCGGTAAGGCGCACGCGTACGTCACGCGTGAGGTTGCAGCCGTGCAGCCCAAGGGCTGGGACGATTTCTCGTTCGGGCCGCAATGGTTCTATCCCGAACAGACTCCCGAATTTACGACCGACGTGCTGCAGCGCGATCTGCCGCTCGACGAGAAGGGCGATGCCTCGCTCGACGTCGCGGTGCCCGGCGACCTCCCGTTTCCGATGACGTATCACGTCGATATGGAGACGACCGACGTCTCGAACCTCTCGGTGAGCGATTCGCAGAGTTTTCTCGCGCTGCCGGCGGATGCGGTGATCGGCTTGGCCTCCGATTCGGTCGGCAAAGCCGGAACCGCGATGCCGATTCGCGTGCTCGTAACCAGCGCCGACGGCAAGGCGATCGCGGGACGCGCCGTCCATCTCGAGCTGCAGAAGATGACGTACACCTCGGCGACGCAAGAAGAAGAAGGCGGCGAGAACGCGGATCAGTCGATCAAATACACGACCGTTTCGACGGCCGACGTCACCTCCGCCGACAAGGCCGTAACCGCGCCGCTCACGCCGAATGACGTCGGGCCGTACCGCGTCAACGCGACCTTCGCACAGGCGCGCAACGATAAACAGCGCGCCGCGAGCGCGACGCAGATCCAGGTCTTTGCATTCGGCGCCGGTGAGGCCGATTGGGGATTGCAAGATGCCAACGCCGTGGCGATTAAGCTCGATAAGAAGCAGTACGCGATCGGCGATACCGCCAACGCCTTGATCGCCTCGCCGTACGATCGCGCCGACGTTTACGTTGCGGTCGTGCGCAACGACGCGATCTACCGGACGACCCTACACGGCGTGAGCGGCACGGTACGTTTCCCGTTCAAGGTGACGCGGGCGATGATGCCCAACGCGGCGCTGCAGGCAGTGGTCGTGCGGCGCGGCGGGCCGGTCGGCGCGTCGCCGAAGCAGCCGACGCTCTCGCTGACCGGAATGACCGCCTTCAACGTCGACCTCTCGGGGCAGTACGTGAAGCTTGCGATCGCTCCGCGCAACGCAACCGTGCAGCCGGGAAGCGCCCAGAGCGTCGACTTCACGCTGCGGAATGCAAACGGATCGCCGGCGCACGGCGAGATCGTTGCGATGGTCGTCAACGACGCGATCCTGCAGCTCTCGGGGTATCGTCTGCCCGACCTCGTGCAGACGGTCTTCGCGCAGCAGCCGATCTCGACGATCTTCTCCGATAATCGCGAGAACGTCATGCTCAAGACGCAGACGCCTGCGGTCGAGAAGGGATTCGGCTACGGCGGCGGCTTCCTGGCCGGCGCGGCAGGTACGCGCGTCCGCGCGAACTTCCAGCCGATGCCGTACTACGGCGTCCTCACGCTCGACGCGACCGGCCGCGCGCAGGCGAACTTCACGATGCCCGACGACCTCACAACCTGGCGGGTCATGGCGGTCGCGCTAGACAGCGATGCCTCGCACTTCGCAACCGGCGACAAGACGTTCGTATCCTCGCAGCCGCTGATCGCGAATCCCTTGCTGCCGCAGTTTGCGCGTCCGGGCGATCGCTTCGACCTCGGCGTTTCGGTTGCTAATCAAACCGGGGCGGACGGCGCGCTCGATCTATTGCTGCGGCTGAGCGGCGCACTGGCGTTCGCGCAGGGCGATCCGCATACGCGCAAAGCGTCGGAGAGCGCGCAGACGGGGATGCAGGCGTTTCGCTTCCCGGTCGCCGTCGGGACGCCGGCGCCGACCTTGGTGCAGGCTTCGGGTACGCTCGGCAGCCACAGCGACGCGTTCAAGGTTCCGTTTACCGCAAGCCAACGCGCGGTCACCGATTCGGTGATCGAGAGCGGCGTCAGCACCGGGAGCACCTCGATTCCGGTCGACCTGCGCGCCGGCGGTTCGATCGAGCTGACGCTGGCGAATTCGATCGTGCCGCAGTTCGCCGTCCCGTCGGCGCGCGAGCTCGAGGGCGACGCGCTGCCGCTGGCCGACGAATCGGCCTCACGCCTCGTCGTTGCGAGCGCGCTTGCACGGCTGCGCGGACCGTACGCGCTCAAGCTGAACTTCGATCCCGCGCAAGCGGCGACGGAGAACCTCCGCGCGCTCCTCTCGTACCAGCGCGGCGACGGGGGATTCGGTGAGGTTGCGGAGGCAAAGGAGAGCGACCCGTTCATCACGTCCGCCGCGCTTGGCGCGCTGCTCTTCGCCCGCGCGCACGGCGTGAAGGTCGACGGCGGCGCGATCGCGCAAGCGTCGAACTTCATGTCGCAGGCGCTCGCCAATCCCGGGCGTTTCAAGTGGTGCGGCGACGCGCTCTGCAAGGCGCAGCTGCGCTTCGAAGCGCTCTGGACGCTCGCGCAGAACGGCAAACCGCGAACCGATTTCCTTTCCGATATCGTCGCACAGTCGAACGGCTTCGACAGCGCCACGCAGATCCGCGTTGCGCGCTACCTGCTGCGCGCGCCGGGCTGGCAGAGCAAAGGCGCGGCGATGGCCGATCGCTTGACGCAGACGCTCTACATGACGGGGCGCTACGTGACCGCGAATCTCTCGAATCGCTGGAGCTGGCTCGGCTCGCTCGTCGACGCCCAGTCGCAGATGCTGCAGCTGCTGATCGAGCGGCGCGCGCCGGCCGAACAGACCGCCGGCGCAGTGCGCGCATTGGTCGCGCAGCAGTGCCGTTGCGGCTGGCCGACGGCCGACGATACGGCGTCGGCGCTAACCGCACTCTCGGCGTACGCGGCGACCGAGAAGCTAACGCCGGGCACGGCGACCGCGACGGTCAACGGCCATCAGATCGCGCACGCGCAGTTCGGCACGACGGCGTCCTCGCAGAACTTCACCGTGGACGCGTCGTCGCTGCAGGCCGCGTCGGCGATCGTGGTGACCTCGTCGCTTAACGGGCGCGTGCACTACACGCTGCTCTACACCTATCCGATCGCACCCGACGCGCCCGGCGAGCTGGCCGCCTTCCGCGTGATCCGCACGATCAACGATCCGACGGCTGCCGGCGCGGCTTCGACCGCTGCACCGCTGGCGACGATCGATCTCGCCGCACCGGCGCAGCCGCTCGACGTCGCGGCCGGCCGCGTCTTCGATATCGGCGTGCGGACGATCGTCGATCATCCCATCGACCGGCTCGTCATCGACGATCCGCTGCCGGCGGCCTTTGAAGCCGTCGATACGTCGTTCCGCACGACGCTTCAAGCGATCGTTCCGCAAAGCGACAGCTGGCAGATGGATGCGACGCAGATCTACAGCGACCGTGTCGTCGCCTACGCGCAGCACCTCGATCCCGGCGTCTACGACGTGCACTACCTGGTGCGTTCGGTAACCCCGGGCACCTTCGCATGGCCCGGCGCGCGCGCCTACTTACAGAATGCGCCCGAGCAATTCGGGCGAAGCGCGAGCACGAAGCTCGAGGTGAAGCCGTCGAACTAGGGCTCGAGTGAAGCGGTGCCACCCCGATCCTTCGACGGGCTCAGGATGACACCGGCAGGCTCAGGATGACAAGGCTATTTTACGGGCAGACGAATTTCGCCATCGCGCTGCCGGAGATGCTGATCGTTTTGTTCGTGCTGTTGACCCAGTAGATGTACGTGTTGCTGCCGCTGGGTCCCGTTTGCGTGACGTCGATCGTGAGCGGCGTTCCGCCGTTGGTCTTATTCCAGAAATTGGAGTAGAAGCACCCGTTCTGGTGCACCGTTTTTGATGCGCAGATGTCGCCCGGCTTACACGTTGAGTCGGGTGAGATGGCTCGTGCGGTGATCGTGCCTTCGGCGGGCGACATTTGAGCGCGCGGCGCCATCGCCGGATTAAGGGTCACCACGGATAGCAGAATGGACGTAAGGAACATCGGTTTTTATGATCTCCTCGGAGACGACGGTGAGGTATGATGTTGTAACGTAGTACGGCTAGCATATCCAAAGTTGTTACTGCTAGTCGCAAGCAGGCGGAGTCTTTTTCACAATTTCTAATGCCCCGTTGAGGCCCCAAGAGGGCGCAACTCGCCGCCTCCCGTATGTATTATTTTTAATATATAGCCGAAGAAGGGACCACGATGAGCACCTACCGAGCTCCCCTGCGCGATATGCAGTTCGCCCTCCGCGAGTTGGCCGGCATCCAGGAGGTAGCCGCCCTGCCGGGCTGCGAGGAGAGCCTCGACGTCCTCGATTCCGTGCTCGAGGAAGCCGCCGCTTTTGCTTCGGGCGTGCTGGACCCGCTGAACCGGACGGGCGATAAGGAGGGCTGCACCTGGAAAGACGGCGAGGTCACGACCCCTTCCGGTTTCAAGGAGGCCTACCGCCAGTTCGCCGACGCGGGCTGGATCGGGCTGCCGGTCCCGCCTGAGTACGGGGGGCAGGGGCTGCCGCAGATTCTGCTCGGCCCGACGCTCGAGATGTGGAACGCGGCAAACATCGGTTTTGCCAACGGCCCGCTGCTCAATCAGGGCGCGATCGAGGCAATCGAGCTGGTCGGCTCCGACGAGCAGAAGAAGGGTTACATCCCCAACCTCGTCTCGGGCAAGTGGACGGGGACGATGTGCCTGACCGAGCCGCAGGCCGGCTCCGACCTCGCGCAGGTGCGCACCCGTGCGGTGCCTGAGGGCGACCACTATCTGCTCTCTGGTACGAAGATCTTCATAACCTTTGGCGAGCACGACATGGCCGATAACATCATTCATCTCGTCCTCGCGCGGCTTCCCGATGCGCCCGAAGGAACCAAAGGCATCTCGCTCTTCATCGTGCCCAAGTTCCTCGTGAACGACGACGGCACGCTCGGCGCGCGCAACGATGTCGTCTGCGCGAGCATCGAGCACAAGCTCGGCATCAACGGTAATCCGACGTGCACGCTCAACTACGGCGAAAAAGGAAAAGGCGCCGTCGGTTATTTGGTCGGCGAGCCGAACCGCGGCCTCGAGTACATGTTCATCATGATGAACGCGGCGCGCTTCTCCGTCGGCGTGCAGGGCATCGCGCTCGCGGACCGGGCGTACCAAAGTTCCCTCGCCTACGCGCTCGAGCGCGTACAGGGGCGCGACCTCAAACCCGGCTCGCGCGCTCCGGAAGTGATCTTCAAACACCCCGACGTGCGGCGCATGCTGATGCTGCAGAAGGCAACGATCGAAGCGATGCGCGGCCTCGCGTATGTGACCGCCGCGTCGCTCGACTACGCGCTGCGCCATCCCGATGAAAAGGTGCGCAAAGAGCACAAAGCGTTCGTCGAGCTGATGATCCCGGTCGTCAAAGGCTGGTGTACCGAAAACGCCGTCGACCTCTGCTCGGTCGCGCTGCAGGTCTTCGGCGGTATGGGCTACATCGAGGAGACCGGCATCGCCCAGCAATATCGCGACGTCCGCATCATCACGATCTACGAAGGAACGACCGGCATCCAGTCGCTCGACCTCATCGGGCGTAAGCTCTTGCGCGATATGGGCGCGACGGCGCGAACCGTCGGCAAGCGGATGGAGGCGGTCGCCAAAGAGTGCGCCGGCCACTCCGACAAGAGCGTGAAGCGGATCGGTGAGTCGCTCGGCGCGGGCCTGAAGGTACTCAACGAAACCTCGCAATGGATCGGCATGAACGCGATGGGCGACTTGCATAAAGCCTTCGCGTGCTCGGTTCCGTACCTGCGTCTATGGGGAACCGTCGCGGGCGGATGGCAGATGGCGCGCGCCGCGCAGATCGCGGCGGCGAAGATCGCGGCCGGCGATCCGGAGGCCGAGTTCTACCGCGCGAAGCTCGCGACCGCATCGTTTTACGCTTCGCACGTGCTCTCGCAGTGCGCTTGGTATCAGCGGCAGATCGTCGATGGATCGGGCGACGTGATGGCGCTGGACGAAACGCAGTTCGAGCACGACCGTAAGGCGACCGTCGGCGTCTGATGATTCCGCAAGATCCTTCGACCGGCTGGGGGCAAGCCGTCCGCGTCATCACCCTCGACAACCCGCCGGTCAACGCGCTTTCCTTCGCGTACTGCGCGAAGCTGCGCGAGGAGATCGCCGCCGCGCAGCGCGACGAGGCCGTCGGCGTGGTGATCGTGACCGGCGCGAACGGCCTCTTTAGCGGGGGCGCCGACGTCAACGATTTCAACCGGGAGATCCCGCCGGACGCGGTGACGATTCGCGACGTCATTGCCGATATCGAGCTCAGCGACAAAATCTTCGTCGCCGCAATCGATGGGACGTGCTTGGGGGGCGGCCTCGAGCTCGCGCTCACCTGCGACTATCGCGTGGCGACGGAGCGTTCGAAGCTCGGTCTGCCGGAGATCAAGCTCGGCCTATTGCCCGGCGCCGGTGCGACGCAGCGGCTCACCCGCCTCATCGGCGCACGAGCGGCGCTCGAGTTCATGCTCAAGGGCTCCTCGGCGACGGCGCAACGCGCGCTCGAGCTCGGCGTTTTAGACGAGGTCGTTGAGAGCGACGCCGTCGCCCGCGCCGAAGCGCTCGCGAAGAGCCGCGCCGTCAAGCGGCGCGCCTCGGCGCTGACGCCGACGATTGCGCCCGACGTGCCGGCGCAAGCGGGGCCGTTTGTCGTCGCGCAGGCACACAAGATGGTGCC
Proteins encoded:
- the pbpC gene encoding penicillin-binding protein 1C; translated protein: MKLFAPLLALAALPAIVALARSGIDVAKIHLTRGSVTYTDRSGIPLGTILGGDSTHTVGVPLDAVSPQFQEAIVAAEDARFRQHGGVDLFALLRAAREYAIFGEARSGGSTIEMQLARLLYPSTPRGGALAQMKDKLAQIATAERIEIGSSKAAVLEAYVNRAPMGGNLYGVEAAARTYFGEPASDLDLAQASLLAAIPNDPSRLAPDSNWHALRRRQRYVLDRMVALGSIDRTTADRAFAETLDVRRHDSGIADAPHALFDLYRSGSGAGGRERTTLDRSLQRFVQAQTQDVIAALARYHVSDAAALVADNRTGDVLAYVGSPDYFSDAALGRNDGVQALRQAGSSLKPFTYELALERETIRSTTILPDIPAAYAIPGGRLYQPADYSGRFSGPVRVRYALANSLNVPAVRVLSDLGVANLLDRLHELGFVHLDRPASYYGLGLTLGSGEVSLWELVQAYVTMAREGDFLALHLADDSGLDRQVGEAPKWELVTDILADPHARSHSFGLHSVLEMPFPAAVKTGTSSDFHDTWTVGFTRDYTVGVWVGNFDGSAMRGVSGVTGAGPLWNRIMLHLYERSAEPPPFTTPRGYVRIPICATTGRTPSRRQPCPATVQEWVKPQDIASLRPRSEPIALRIAFPSDGDTFVLNAASNALQQRSQQIALHAIGSLGKVRWTVDGKPLALDANGDAFWPLRLGAWRIEAHDGKRNTSVTIRVIPPTPPRPGFTR
- a CDS encoding acyl-CoA dehydrogenase; this encodes MSTYRAPLRDMQFALRELAGIQEVAALPGCEESLDVLDSVLEEAAAFASGVLDPLNRTGDKEGCTWKDGEVTTPSGFKEAYRQFADAGWIGLPVPPEYGGQGLPQILLGPTLEMWNAANIGFANGPLLNQGAIEAIELVGSDEQKKGYIPNLVSGKWTGTMCLTEPQAGSDLAQVRTRAVPEGDHYLLSGTKIFITFGEHDMADNIIHLVLARLPDAPEGTKGISLFIVPKFLVNDDGTLGARNDVVCASIEHKLGINGNPTCTLNYGEKGKGAVGYLVGEPNRGLEYMFIMMNAARFSVGVQGIALADRAYQSSLAYALERVQGRDLKPGSRAPEVIFKHPDVRRMLMLQKATIEAMRGLAYVTAASLDYALRHPDEKVRKEHKAFVELMIPVVKGWCTENAVDLCSVALQVFGGMGYIEETGIAQQYRDVRIITIYEGTTGIQSLDLIGRKLLRDMGATARTVGKRMEAVAKECAGHSDKSVKRIGESLGAGLKVLNETSQWIGMNAMGDLHKAFACSVPYLRLWGTVAGGWQMARAAQIAAAKIAAGDPEAEFYRAKLATASFYASHVLSQCAWYQRQIVDGSGDVMALDETQFEHDRKATVGV
- a CDS encoding Ig-like domain-containing protein, with product MRLLYSMLVVAAIVAVASCNGQGGPAKLAPVAAAPTPSLPPWIASISPTRTAQTLAQVRVIFAKPVAAVAALSGDGARSVLDRVAVEPPLAGHFTLLTPRMIGFVADRALPIGARVRITLRAGLRDLDGDSLPSDLAWSFETESLAFRALPQISGGDDESTAPPVDVRPTLDVTANAAVDPSSLASHATLSNGGDSVPLSATLKATPTPYPGSGAQELFDPSLSSWTYELKPAHELRKGTKYTLNIAPGVEPAYGNVPSIKAFSGAVQTYDTLAIVPTPVPSPNSGGRFAAGDPAIAFSNPLDAGSIANAVTISPAPASVQNLYSVADQSNTIAIDPYALDPDKTYVATIAPTVKDVFGQTLGAEQRVTIHTSDFAAGAWAPTGTNVIPAGAPVALNFYATNLPGGKYSMQYARVKPTQLLGNTDALSILPSWKSWPSVTLKGASRNAQSIVRVPLQSRIGRYGALAYGFRTGLDSSDSSPSLTGIAQLTNLGVFSQWFPAHGIVLVAHLSDGAPARGANVTVYRLADSAKVPPAQCATGTTNAAGEADFGGVDVERCSALASSSQGPNLGVVVSEGTDVATVTTWNYSGFARFDIYGSWTSGAPLSRGTIFTDRQMYQPGERAQITGIAYYVKGDRVVPDANADYNVTLSDPSNAATKLGRRRTDSLGVFSMTVPFSNQQALGYYTIAAKGTSGNEIDGSLRVAQFKPPNFSVTVKLAGTSATAGSSLQADVSANYLFGAPLQGGKAHAYVTREVAAVQPKGWDDFSFGPQWFYPEQTPEFTTDVLQRDLPLDEKGDASLDVAVPGDLPFPMTYHVDMETTDVSNLSVSDSQSFLALPADAVIGLASDSVGKAGTAMPIRVLVTSADGKAIAGRAVHLELQKMTYTSATQEEEGGENADQSIKYTTVSTADVTSADKAVTAPLTPNDVGPYRVNATFAQARNDKQRAASATQIQVFAFGAGEADWGLQDANAVAIKLDKKQYAIGDTANALIASPYDRADVYVAVVRNDAIYRTTLHGVSGTVRFPFKVTRAMMPNAALQAVVVRRGGPVGASPKQPTLSLTGMTAFNVDLSGQYVKLAIAPRNATVQPGSAQSVDFTLRNANGSPAHGEIVAMVVNDAILQLSGYRLPDLVQTVFAQQPISTIFSDNRENVMLKTQTPAVEKGFGYGGGFLAGAAGTRVRANFQPMPYYGVLTLDATGRAQANFTMPDDLTTWRVMAVALDSDASHFATGDKTFVSSQPLIANPLLPQFARPGDRFDLGVSVANQTGADGALDLLLRLSGALAFAQGDPHTRKASESAQTGMQAFRFPVAVGTPAPTLVQASGTLGSHSDAFKVPFTASQRAVTDSVIESGVSTGSTSIPVDLRAGGSIELTLANSIVPQFAVPSARELEGDALPLADESASRLVVASALARLRGPYALKLNFDPAQAATENLRALLSYQRGDGGFGEVAEAKESDPFITSAALGALLFARAHGVKVDGGAIAQASNFMSQALANPGRFKWCGDALCKAQLRFEALWTLAQNGKPRTDFLSDIVAQSNGFDSATQIRVARYLLRAPGWQSKGAAMADRLTQTLYMTGRYVTANLSNRWSWLGSLVDAQSQMLQLLIERRAPAEQTAGAVRALVAQQCRCGWPTADDTASALTALSAYAATEKLTPGTATATVNGHQIAHAQFGTTASSQNFTVDASSLQAASAIVVTSSLNGRVHYTLLYTYPIAPDAPGELAAFRVIRTINDPTAAGAASTAAPLATIDLAAPAQPLDVAAGRVFDIGVRTIVDHPIDRLVIDDPLPAAFEAVDTSFRTTLQAIVPQSDSWQMDATQIYSDRVVAYAQHLDPGVYDVHYLVRSVTPGTFAWPGARAYLQNAPEQFGRSASTKLEVKPSN